DNA from Bacteroidetes bacterium SB0662_bin_6:
GATGCCCCGAACCCCGGCGCTGGCGCTTCGGCGCCTCGATCCAATGGCGTTGGCGCTGGAAAGGATAACCCGGCAGCGATATCCGTCGCCGCGTCTCTCCCGCGAACAGCCCCGGAAAATGAATCGGGAGTCCCGCCCGATAGGCCTCCGCGACGGCCGTTGTATATGCGCGGTCGGCTTCCGATTGCGATACTTTGGAAGAGGGCCGCAGCAAGCTCGACAAAACTACGGGCGGATCGCCTGCCGTATCGGGCCAGGCCAGGGTCGCCATCGTAGCCAGTACCGAGTGCGGGCCCATCTCCACCACCATATCGACCCCGAGGTCCGACAGCGTCTCAATACTTGGAGCAAACGCTACCGGCTCCCGGGCATGCCGCTTCCAGTACGCTCCGTCCAGCGCTTCGCCGGAATTCACCGCTCGACCGGTCAGATTACTGACCAGGGTCAGAGAGGGGGGCTTGATTGTGACTTCATCAAGAGACGCTTCCAGCGCATCCAGAGCCGGTTCCACCAGGGCGCTGTGGAATGCCTTGGCCGTGTTCAGCCGCCTTACCTGAATTCCCTCTGATTCGAAGTGCTTTGAGAAGGCCTCGATCTTTTCGACCGGGCCGCTGATCACTTGGTGGGTTCCGTTGTTCGCCGAGATGCTTACCTCAATCCCGGCGGATGCCGCATTCAGGGCCTCGATTGCCGGCGCCACTCTTTCGGGCGGTGCGAAAACCGCGGCCATGGCGCCCTCTTCGATTCCTGACAGCAGGGTTCCTCGTGTGGCCGCAAACCGCATACCATCCTCCAGGCTGAATACCCCTGCCGCCTGCGCCGCAGCGATTTCCCCGACACTGTGCCCCATCACTACGTCGGGCCTGATCCCCACACTCGCCCAGAGTGCCGTCAGCGCGCACTCCAGCGCGTAGAGGGCCGGCTGCTCCCATGCCGTGTCGTCCAGTTGCCCTTGCTCTTCGGCCCGGCCGAACATTACATCCAGCAGGGAGGCCCCTCTTGCATCCCGGAATACCGCCTCGCAACGATCCAGAACCGCTCTCGCCACCGGTTCCGTCTCGTAGAGTGTCTGCCCCATGCCGACCCACTGGCTTCCTTGCCCGGTATATACAAACGCTATCCGGGAGGGGGTTTGCGCCGCAGTGGGCATGCCTGCCTCTGCAAGGGTACTCAGACCCTCGCGCAGCGACGCGGGGTCGCTGAATACGACGCCTGCCCGGTGGGTAAAATGACTGCGTCCCACGCCCGCCGTCCACACCATGTCCGCAAGGGCCGCCTCGCTGTCGGAAGCAAATTCGTCGGCATGTTCGTCGAGCCATGCAAGGTACCGCCCCGCCAGGTCTCGAAGCGCCCCATCGGATTTACCCGAAAGCGGCAGAAAACGGGTTTCGCGCAGGCCGCACTCTTTCTCCGGCAACGGCAGATCCGCCGCCATCCCCGGCGCCGTAACCGCCACTTTCCTTGCAGGGCCCCCGAACAACTGTTCATCAGCGGGCGCAGCGTCCGGAGGACAATATTCCTCCACTAAAAGATGGGCGTTCGTTCCGGATATCCCGAAGGAATTCACCCCCGCGAGTCGCGGTCGTCCGTCGCGGCGCGGCCAGTCCATCATGGACGATGTAACCTGCAATGGCAGCCGGTCCCAATCGAGGCTCGGGTTGGGATCCCGGAAATGGAGGTGTTTGGGAATCACCCCCCGTTTCAGCACCAGTGCCGCTTTGATCAGTCCGGCCACACCTGCAGCCGATTCCAGATGACCGATGTTGGTTTTCACCGAGCCAATCAGCAGCGGATTATCCAATTCGCGCCCCTTTCCGTAGACAGCGGCCACCGCATTGATCTCGATCGGATCACCGACGGTCGTCCCGGTCCCATGCGCCTCCAGGTAATCCACTTCCAAGGGAGAGATTCCTGCGTCCGACAGCGCCGTTTCGATCACCTCTTCCAGCGCGGGTGTGTTCGGGACCGTCAGCCCGACGCCGGTCCCGCCGTGGTTCACCGCCGCGCCCCGAATCACCGCCCAGATTCGATCGCCGTCCGCCTCGGCCTCGCTCAGCCGCTTCAGCACCACGACTCCGCAGCCCTCCCCCCGCACGTACCCGTTGGCGGACGCATCGAATGTCTTGCACTGCCCATCCGGGGACAGCATCATCGCATCCGCGCGCAGCTCATAGATGAGGCCGTTCAGGATAGCCTGGACGCCGCCTGCAATGGCCAGATCGGCCTTGCCCTGCTGCAGGTCCGCCACCGCATCATGGACTGACACCAGGGACGACGCACATGCAGCATCTATCGCCTTTGCCGGTCCCGTGAGACCCAGTACGAACGAGACTCTTCCACTGGCGCCGTTGAGGTTGGTGCCGCTAAGGGCGTAGAGGCACCTGGCAGCCTCTGCGGGCTTGGTTGACTCCAGTACCAGCATTCGGTACTCGTCGTTGCTGATCCCGGTGTATACGCCCGTGCGGCTCTCTCTCAGCCTGTCCGGATCTATTCCCGCATCTTCAAGGGCTTCCCAACTCGTTTCCAGCATGAGTCGCTGTTGCGGATCCAGCAGCTCTGCCTCTACCGGAGAAATCCGGAAAAACTCCGCATCGAACAGGTCAATGTCGTCAACGAACGCGCCGTAACGACACCCTTCGCTTTGCACTGTGTCGTCAGAGAAAATCTGGCCCCAGCGCCCTGGTCCGGAACCGGGCACACCCTCCTTTACGGCGTTCCCGCCGTTTTCAAGAAGCTTCCAGAAAGCCGCAATATTCTCTGCGCCGGGAAACCGGCACGCCATGCCTACAATCGCTATGGGTTCTCCAGAGCGAAAAACCTCTCCTTTTGCCAAGCGCTTCCCGGTCATTATTGTTCTTTATTTCTGAATACTTATATGAGGCCGCAACACCGTTCGAAAGCTCTCCTCATCCTCTTCCCGAACCATCCCCGATTCCTCAAGCATTGTGAATCCGATAGCGAACGCTTGTTGAAGGGGCTTGTCGGATCAGTAGTCATATTATAATACCAGTCTCGCAGGAAGTGGTTCGAAAATACTGTATCGCACCCTGTCCGACAATACATATTTCTGATGCCCTTTTGCCTTCGGGCCGCTACTCCATGTATCCTCTCCCGTGTGTAATTGCAGAGGTGTTGAGCATTCACGCCGTGACCTTACGTGCTCACACGCACGGTCACGATATCTGTCTCGTGATATTGCTGGTGGCGAACCGAGGACGCGAGATGTCGCAACAGCCGAAGTGACACTTCCCGCTCCATGGGCGCTTCTTCCGTGTGTTCGCTGAGTAGCGCGATCCGATCCTGAAGATTCTCCTCCCCTGAAGAGACAACGAATTCAAGCACGGCGTCCTCTTCTTCCCTGTACGCCGTAAGACGCAGGTGCCGTGTGCTGTGCACCCCTTCCGCACCCTCTGGTGGAATGAGTGTCAGCAAGGTCTCCTCCGCGGCGGCGTCCAGGCGGCCTGCCATTGCCGTGTCCCAGCCGTTGCGGGACGCGAACGCACCGAGAAAGTCCCTGATCTCTGACAGCGCGGAAATATCGAATACCATCTGTATCCGACTATGGCGGGGCCTCGTGAGCTCCAGGAACAGCGTCAGGAGGATGGCTGTGATACCGCCGGCGTTCATCCCGTTCCGCAAAAGACCGCCTGCAAACTCCGAGATGTACTCGGGAAATATCATGCCGCTCTGGAAGCCGACCCCGACGAGGAACGAGATGCCGACAACTATGCCTTTGCGATAATCGATTCCGTCCTGAACGACTATTTTAATCCCGACCAGGAAGAGCGCCGCCAGCATTACGATGAAATAAGCGGCGATGACCGGGCCCGGTATCGCCAGGACGATGGCGAGCACTTTCGGAAGAAACGCCATGATAATGAACACGGCCCCGGTGGCAACCCCGACGTTGCGGGCGCCGACCCCGGTGAGTTCCGCCATCGATACGCCCAGAGTGTTGGCCGTATTCGGTATCGTACCCGTGAGACCGGAAATCAGGTTGCTTATGCCATCCACGGTCATGGCGCCTTCCACCGCCCGGAAATCCACCGCCCGGCTTTTGCGCCACGAGATACGCTGGATGGCGACGGAACTGCTGATCGTGCGGATGGAACTGACTACGGCGACAAGCAGGAATGCGGGAAGAAGCGCCCAGAAAGCGGGCCCAAAGTCGAGGGCGAAACCCGGCCATTCGTTCGCCGGCAGGCCAATCCATGAAGCCGCAGTAATTCGATCAAACTCGTATAGCCCGAAAAAGCCGCCAATTACCGAGCCGGCGACCACACCGATAACCGGCCCCCATAGACGTAACACCCCGGTCGCCTTTAGTGTGATGCCGCTGATGATGAGCAGCGTTACAAAGGCGCTGAGCGGAGCAGCCAGCGCCGGGGCCCCGGGCACCGGCAACAGATTGAAGATGGCCGGCATTATAGTAATCGGTATCAGCATGATTATCGTTCCCGCGATAGCCGGGGTCAGAAACCGCTGAAACAGCGAAAGCCGCCAGGAAAGCACAAGGGGAACGAAGGATGAGATGACGACCAGGGTGGCGAGCAGTGCCGGTCCGCCTTCGGCGACTGCCGTGATACAGACCGCGATGAAAGCTCCGGACGGCCCCATAATGAGCAAATAACCCATGCCGATCCGGCCGATGCGAGCCGCCTGCAAAATGGTGGCTACCCCACCAACCGCGACCGTGGCGAACACGGCCCACGACACATAGGCTTCGGTCGTATCCGCCGCGCGCATCACGACGGTCGGGATCAGTATGATGGCGGCTACACTGAGCGCAGCAAGTTGCAAGCCAAGGCCGAAGGCGAGGGTCGCCGGAGGCTTTTCGTCGGGCTGATAGCGGATGCCCGTGTGACCGTTAGCATTCATGTTAGCAGGAGGCGGACAATTTCGATCATTTCATCGATGATCCGGGGAATCACGGCAGGCCCGGCCCGAAGGGTCCCGGACCTGTTTTGCCGGAACTCATAGTGGCTGCTGATCGTTTAAAATGGGGGGTTCAGGTTTTCATGCGCACAGTCACGATATCTGTCTCGTGATATTGCTGGTGGCGAACCGAGGACGCAAGATGTCGCAACAGCCGAAGCGACACTTCCCGCTCCATGGGTGCTTCCTCCGTGTGTTCGCTGAGCAGGGCGATCTGATCCTGAAGGTTCTCCTCCCCCGACGAGACAACGAATTCAAGCACGGCGTCCTCTTCTTCCTTGTACGCCGTAAGGCGCAGGTGCCGTTGGGCGTGTTTCTCTCCTGCGTCCCCCTGTGGAATGAGCGTCAGCAAAGTCTCCTCCGCGGCGGCGTCCAGGCGGGCTGCCATTGCCGTGTCCCAGCCGTTGCGGGATACGAACGCACCCAGAAAGTCCCTGATCTTTGACAGGGCCGACATGTCGAATGTCATCTGCATCCGACTGCGGCGGGGCCGCGTGAGCTCCAGGAACAGCGTCAGGAGGATAGCTGTGAGACCGCCGGCGTTCATCCCGTTCCGCAAAAGACCGCCTGCAAAATCCAGGGTGTACTCGGGAAATACCAGGCCGCTCTGGAAGGCGACTCCGACAAGGAACGAGATACCGACAATCATGCCCTTGCGATAGTCGATTCCATTCTGGAGAACTATTTTAATGCCGACTACGAAGAGCGCCGCCAGCATTACGGCGAAATAAGCGGCGAAGACCGGGCCCGGTATCGCCAGAACTGCGGCGAGGACTTTCGGAAGGAACGCCAAAACAATGAACACGGCTCCGGTGGCAATCCCGACACTGCGGGCGGCGACCCCCGTGATTTCGGCCATCGATACGCCCAGCGTGTTGGCTGTATTGGGCATTGTTCCGAGGAGGCCGGAGATCATGTTGCCTATGCCATCCACGGTTACCGCACCTTCCACCGCCCGGAAATCCACCGCTCTGCTCTTGTGCCACGACACCCGCTGGATGGCGATGGCACTGCTGATCGTTCGGATGGAACTGATCAGGGCAACGAAGAGGAATCCGGGAAGAAGCGTCCAGAAAGCCGTCCCGAAATTGATATCGAGTCCCGCCCATTCGTTCGCCGGCAGGCCAATCCACGAAGCCTCAGCGATGCGATCGACCTCGTACAGCCCGAAAAAGCCGCCCACTACCGAGCCGATAACCACACCGATAACCGGCGCCCAAAAACGCAATATCCCCTTCGCCTTCAGCACGATGCCGCTGACGATGAGCAGCGTTACAAGGGCGCTCAGCGGAGCAGCCAGGGCCGAGCTCCCGGGCACGGATAGCATATTGATGAGGGCCGGCAATACGGTAATCGGTATCAGCATGATTACCGTTCCCACGATAGCCGGGGTCAGGAACCGCTGGAACAGCGAAAGCCGCCTGGCAAGCACAAAGGGAACGAGGGATGAGGCAACAACCAGGGTCGCGAACAGTGCCGGTCCGCCTTCGATAAGCGCCATGATACACACCGCGATGAAGGCTTCGGACGGCCCCATAACAAGCACAAAACCCGCACCGATTCGGCCAGCGCGGATCGCTTGCAGCATAGTGGAAACCCCGACGACCGCGACGGAGGCAAACACTGCCCACAACAGATAGGCTTCGCTCACTCCTGCACCGCGCATCACGACGGTCGTGATCAGTATGAAGATGGCTATACTGAGCGCAGCGAGCTGCAAGCCAAGGCCAAAGGACAGGGTCACCGGAGGCTTTTCATCGGCCTGGTAGCGGAGGCCCGTGTGACTGCTGGCGTCCCTGGCATTCATAGAAATGAATCGTTCGTTCTTTATTCCTGAATATTTCTATGAGGCCGCCACGCCATTCGAGGATACCTCCTCGCCGTCTTCCGGAACCATCCCCAATTCCTCGCGGACCCGCCTCTTGATCTCCTCGCGTTCCTTGTCGTGCTCTCGCAGCCACTCCTTGGTGGCTTCCCGTCCCTGCCCTACGGATTCGTTGCCGTATGCATACCAGGAACCGGATTTCTGCATGATTTTGCATGCGCAACCCAGATCGATCAACTCGCCGAGCGCGGAAATGCCCTCTCCATAGATAATATCGAATTCTGCTTGCCGGAAAGGCGGCGCCGTTTTATTCTTCACGATTTTCACACGCGTCCGGTTGCCGACAACCTCCGTACCTTCCTTGATAGCCCCGATGCGACGAATATCCATCCGCACGGATGCGTAGAACTTGAGCGCGCGCCCGCCGGAAGTCGTTTCGGGATTGCCGAACATGACCCCGATTTTCTCGCGGATCTGATTGATGAAAATGAGTGAGGTTCGGGTGCGGCTTATCGTACCGGTCAATTTTCGCAGCGCTTTGCTCATCAGCCGCGCCTGAAGCCCCACCTGGTGGTCGCTCATCTCCCCTTCAATCTCAGCCTGGGGAACAAGCGCCGCTACCGAGTCGATCACCACGACGTCCAACCCCCCGCTGCGCACGAGCATATCGCAGATGTTGAGCGCCTGCTCCCCGGTATCCGGTTGCGAAACCAGCATACTGTCGACTTTTACGCCGAGCTTCTCCGCGTAATTGATGTCGAACGCATGCTCGGCGTCGATGAACGCGCACATGCCGCCCGTTGCCTGCGCCTCCGCAATGATATGCGTAGCCAGCGTGGTCTTGCCCGATGACTCCGGCCCGTAAATCTCTATGACGCGCCCGCGGGGCACGCCGCCCACGCCGAGCGCAGCATCCAGTGCCAGCGATCCCGTCGAAATAGATTCGATGCGGGCAATGGGCGCATCGCTCATGCGCATTACCGAACCTTTCCCGTATTGCTTCTCGATTTGCTTCACAGCCAGGTCGAGGGCCCTATTTGTCCCGGAGTCGTTGGAGCTCATAATGACGTCAGTCTTTTATGTGAATATGTGCGTTGTACATATGTAATATACACACACAGGGTCGTGGATTCCAATTTATTTACTGCTGCCCCTTACAGACACATACAATACGCAATTCGTAACCATTATGGGCGCCCTGCAAGCAGATTTTTTCGCACTTTTTCCAGTAAAAAAGTCGCGGTCAGTTGCTTGTTGAGCATGCGGTCCCGCACAAGCTGCAACCGGTGCGCCTCGACCCCGCCCGCGTCGGCATATCCGATCCACACCGTGCCCACCGGTTTTTCCGGCGTGCCCCCGTCAGGTCCGGCGATGCCTGTCGTCGAAAGCCCGATATCCGCGCCGAGGCGCCGCCTCACCCCTTCGGCCATTTGCGCCGCAACCTCTTCACTCACGGCGCCATGTTGCCGGAGCGCATCCAGCGATACGCCGAGCACATCCATCTTTGCCCGGTTCGAATAGGCCACCACCCCACCCGCCACGTATTCAGACGATCCGGGAATATTCGTAAGCACATGCGCCACGTATCCCCCCGTGCAGCTTTCCGCCACCGCCACAGTCAGCGAACGATCCCGGAGCATATGCCCCACGACTTCTTCGAGCGTCTCGTCGTCCGCCCCGTATATATGTTCGCCGATCCGGTCCCGCAGGTGCGCTTCCAGGGAGGCTATCCGACGTTCGGCCTTTTCCCGGCTGCCGCCGAATGCCGTCATGCGCAATCGCACGCCCCCGGGCCCGGGCAACCAGGCAAGCCGGAGCGTATCCGAAAGCAGGCCGGACAAATCGCCCACCGTTTCCTGAAGACCGGATTCTCCGACGCCTGCCGTACGGAGGGTTCGGTGTACGATAGTATGCAATCCTCCCCGGCGCCGCATCCTCGGCAGGACTTCCTCGGTAAAAAGATGCTTCATCTCGTGCGGTACGCCGGGCAGGACAGCGAGCATGCTTCCTGCCGCCTCCCCCTGCCGGATTTCGCACCACAACCCCGGCGCAGTCCCCACCTGGTTGGACAACGCTTCGAAACCTGCAGGAACCATGGCCTGAGAGCGGTTGCTTTCCGGCATGGTGCGTCCCCTCAGTTTGAATCGCTCCCGGATATCTTCCAGAATTTCGCTCTGGAACGCCAGGTCAACCCCGAACAAGCCTGCTACCGCCTCGCGTGTCCTGTCGTCGCCGGTAGGCCCAAGGCCCCCGGTCGTAACCACCAGGTCGCTTTCGGCCAGACTCTGCCGGAGTTCGGATTGCAGGGCTTGTTCGTCGTCCCCGACGGTGGCCATGCGGCGCACGACCACGCCTGCCCGCGTCAACTGCTCGCCAAGCCAGGAAGCGTTCGTATCGCGCACCTGCCCGATAAGCAGTTCGTCGCCAATGGTCAGCACGATGGCCTGCATACTCCCTGAACCGTTTATATATGCCTTATGTATGCCGGATCGACCAGGCTTCCGGGTCGGCCCGCCAGGCCAGAATCGCCTGGGCCGCCGCTCCGGACAGCGTTTCCCGTTCCCGGGCCGCCTCCAGCAGCACGTCCAGGCCGGTCAACACATGCAGGGGAACCCTGGCCTTTTCGAAATTCTGGCGCGCCGCAGCGAATCCATGAGAATAAATGGCGAGAACCGCCTGTA
Protein-coding regions in this window:
- the recA gene encoding recombinase RecA — protein: MSSNDSGTNRALDLAVKQIEKQYGKGSVMRMSDAPIARIESISTGSLALDAALGVGGVPRGRVIEIYGPESSGKTTLATHIIAEAQATGGMCAFIDAEHAFDINYAEKLGVKVDSMLVSQPDTGEQALNICDMLVRSGGLDVVVIDSVAALVPQAEIEGEMSDHQVGLQARLMSKALRKLTGTISRTRTSLIFINQIREKIGVMFGNPETTSGGRALKFYASVRMDIRRIGAIKEGTEVVGNRTRVKIVKNKTAPPFRQAEFDIIYGEGISALGELIDLGCACKIMQKSGSWYAYGNESVGQGREATKEWLREHDKEREEIKRRVREELGMVPEDGEEVSSNGVAAS
- a CDS encoding competence/damage-inducible protein A, with amino-acid sequence MQAIVLTIGDELLIGQVRDTNASWLGEQLTRAGVVVRRMATVGDDEQALQSELRQSLAESDLVVTTGGLGPTGDDRTREAVAGLFGVDLAFQSEILEDIRERFKLRGRTMPESNRSQAMVPAGFEALSNQVGTAPGLWCEIRQGEAAGSMLAVLPGVPHEMKHLFTEEVLPRMRRRGGLHTIVHRTLRTAGVGESGLQETVGDLSGLLSDTLRLAWLPGPGGVRLRMTAFGGSREKAERRIASLEAHLRDRIGEHIYGADDETLEEVVGHMLRDRSLTVAVAESCTGGYVAHVLTNIPGSSEYVAGGVVAYSNRAKMDVLGVSLDALRQHGAVSEEVAAQMAEGVRRRLGADIGLSTTGIAGPDGGTPEKPVGTVWIGYADAGGVEAHRLQLVRDRMLNKQLTATFLLEKVRKNLLAGRP